ACGGAATCGATGCCGGAACGTCTCCGGGAACCCCTGACCAAGGTCCTCGGCAGCCGCACGGCGAACATGCTGAAGCGTGAGCTGGGCCTGGACACGGTGGGCGACCTGCTGCGGCACTACCCGCGCCGCTACATGGAGCTGGGTGAGCTCACCCCGATGGACTCGCTGCCCGAGGACGAGCCGATCAGCCTGGTCGCCGAGGTGCGCAAGGTCAGCGTGCGGGAGATGAAGACCCGCCGCAGCCGGATCATGAACGTCGAGGTCACCGACGGCCACGCCTCGCTCGACCTGACGTTCTTCAACAACGTGCACAAGCCGCAGAAAGAGCTGACCGTCGGGCGGCGGGCGCTGTTCAGCGGCAAGGTCTCGCGCTACAACAACCGCAAGCAGCTGGCCCAGCCGATGTACGAGCTGCTCGACGACGACGAGGACGGCGCGAGCGAGGAGAAACTGCAGGAGCGGCTGAACATGCCGCTGCCGATCTACCCGGCCACCGGCAAGGCCGGTTCCAACCTGATCCGGAACTCGATCCGCCCGGTGCTCGACACCCTGCCGCCCGACCTGCCCGACCCGGTGCCGGCGAAGATCCGGATGAAGCTCGGCCTGATCGACCTGAGCTCGGCGCTGCGGCAGATCCACCGGCCCGGCGACCGCGCCCAGCTGGCGGCGGCTCAGCGGCGGCTGAAGTTCGAGGAGGCCTTCATCCTGCAGACGCTGCTGGTCTGGCGGAAGGCGACCGACCGGCAGCAGCAGGCCACCCCGCGTCCGTACGTCCCCGGTGGTTTCCTCGACGCCCTCGACGAGCGGCTCCCGTTCCGCCTCACCGAGGGCCAGACCCAGGTCGGCGAGGAGATCGCGGCCGACCTGGCGCAGGAACACCCGATGCACCGGCTGCTCCAGGGGGAGGTGGGCTCGGGCAAGACCCTGGTGGCGCTGCGGGCGATGGCCCGGGTGGTCGACTCCGGCGGGCAGGCCGCGCTGCTGGCCCCCACCGAGGTGCTGGCCACGCAGCACCACCGCTCGATCTCGGCGATGCTCGGCGACCTGGCCGCGGGCGGCATGCTCGGCGGCGACGAACGGGGCACGAAGGTCACGCTGCTGACCGGCTCGATGAACACCGCCACCCGGCGCAAGGCGCTGCTGGAGGCGGCCTCGGGCGACGCGGGCATCGTGATCGGCACGCACGCCCTGATCCAGGACACGGTCCAGTTCGCCGACCTCGGCCTGGTGGTGGTGGACGAGCAGCACCGGTTCGGGGTGGAGCAGCGCGACGCGCTCCGGCAGAAGGGCGAGAACACCCCTCACCTGCTGGTCATGACCGCCACGCCGATCCCGCGCACGGTCGCGATGACGGTGTTCGGCGACCTGGAGACCTCGGTGCTCGACCAGCTCCCGGCCGGTCGCAGCGAGATCGTCACCCACGTGGTGCCGGCCCGCGACCCGCGCTGGATGAGCCGCACCTGGCAGCGGGTGGCGGAGGAGTGCCGGGCCGGGCACCAGGCCTACGTGGTCTGTGCCCGCATCGGTTCCGACGAGCCGACGCAAGACCTGCACGACCTGGAAGACCTGATCGACGAGGGCCAGCTGCACCTGGTCACCGACGCCGAGGCGGCGAAGTTCGACCAGAAGCTCAGCGAGGACAAGCGCCCGGCCGCCGCCGCGATCGACGTGCTGGCCACGCTGCGCGAGCAGCCCGAGCTGAAGGGCCTGGTCATCGAGCTGCTGCACGGCCGGATGCCCGCCGACGAGCGGGAGGAGGTGATGCGCCGCTTCGCCGCCAACGAGGTGCACGTGCTGGTGGCCACCACGGTGATCGAGGTCGGCGTGGACGTGCCGAACGCCACCGCGATGGTGATCACCGACGCCGACCGGTTCGGGGTCTCCCAGCTGCACCAGCTGCGGGGGCGCGTGGGCCGGGGCAAGGCGGCGGGCATCTGCCTGCTGCTGACCGAGGCCGGTCAGGGCCCTTCGCTCGACCGGCTGCGCGCGGTGGAGAGCACCCGCGACGGTTTCGAGCTGGCCCGTGTCGACCTGGAGACCCGTCGCGAGGGCGATGTGCTCGGTGCCCGGCAGTCCGGCCTCAGCTCGTCGCTGAAGCTGCTGCGCGTGCTGCGCGACGAGAAGGTGATCGTCCAGGCGCGCGAGGTGGCCACCGAGCTTTTGGACGAGGATGTGCGGCTGCGCGCGTACCCGCACCTGGTCGACGCGTTGCGTCCGTGGGTCGGTTCCGA
This genomic interval from Kineosporia sp. NBRC 101731 contains the following:
- the recG gene encoding ATP-dependent DNA helicase RecG; the protein is MPERLREPLTKVLGSRTANMLKRELGLDTVGDLLRHYPRRYMELGELTPMDSLPEDEPISLVAEVRKVSVREMKTRRSRIMNVEVTDGHASLDLTFFNNVHKPQKELTVGRRALFSGKVSRYNNRKQLAQPMYELLDDDEDGASEEKLQERLNMPLPIYPATGKAGSNLIRNSIRPVLDTLPPDLPDPVPAKIRMKLGLIDLSSALRQIHRPGDRAQLAAAQRRLKFEEAFILQTLLVWRKATDRQQQATPRPYVPGGFLDALDERLPFRLTEGQTQVGEEIAADLAQEHPMHRLLQGEVGSGKTLVALRAMARVVDSGGQAALLAPTEVLATQHHRSISAMLGDLAAGGMLGGDERGTKVTLLTGSMNTATRRKALLEAASGDAGIVIGTHALIQDTVQFADLGLVVVDEQHRFGVEQRDALRQKGENTPHLLVMTATPIPRTVAMTVFGDLETSVLDQLPAGRSEIVTHVVPARDPRWMSRTWQRVAEECRAGHQAYVVCARIGSDEPTQDLHDLEDLIDEGQLHLVTDAEAAKFDQKLSEDKRPAAAAIDVLATLREQPELKGLVIELLHGRMPADEREEVMRRFAANEVHVLVATTVIEVGVDVPNATAMVITDADRFGVSQLHQLRGRVGRGKAAGICLLLTEAGQGPSLDRLRAVESTRDGFELARVDLETRREGDVLGARQSGLSSSLKLLRVLRDEKVIVQAREVATELLDEDVRLRAYPHLVDALRPWVGSDRAAFLDRG